A portion of the Naumovozyma castellii chromosome 2, complete genome genome contains these proteins:
- the NCAS0B08580 gene encoding amino acid permease (ancestral locus Anc_1.50) → MTSSLEVGNSQQKDLPQKDGSGKVTEISAIDNEVTYFENVKQGSSNSTYSLESDHHAASNTRFRRFIDSFKKAEGPQPGSLDHDVLAGDSDIEGKPRTEPEKDDDARELKKTIKPRHVVMISLGTGIGTGMLVGNGTSLANSGPAGLVIGYAIMGSCIYCIIQATGELAVLYTKLTGGFNAYPSMLIDPAFGFAVAWVYCIQWLCVCPLELVTASMTIKYWTTKVDPDVFVVIFYCLILCINVLGGAAGYAEAEFFFNSFKILMLTGFFILGIVVICGGAGNDGYIGTRLWHNPGSFRGDKPVDRFKGVVSTLVNAAFAFGMSEFLGVTASEQSNPRKAIPSAAKKMLYRIICIYLGSVTIVGFLVPYDSDQLLGSSGAATKASPYVLAISLHGVRVVPHFINAVILLSVLSVGNSAFYSSSRQLLSLSQLGYAPSFLNYVDRNGRPLKAYCVSALVGVIAFCATSPKEDQVFVWLLAISGLSQLFTWFSICLSHLRFRRAMRVQGRSMGEVGFKSQVGIYGSLYSCVMMVLILIAQFWTALVPVGEGKPDVQAFFENYLAMPIFIVLYFGFKIWKKDWRLFIRAEDIDLVSHREIFDEELLKQEDEEYRRKLRDGPMWRRVYDFWC, encoded by the coding sequence ATGACATCTTCTCTAGAAGTGGGTAATTCCCAGCAGAAAGATTTACCGCAGAAGGATGGCAGTGGTAAAGTTACTGAAATAAGTGCTATTGACAATGAAGTTACGTATTTCGAAAACGTCAAGCAAGGAAGTTCAAATTCTACATACTCGCTGGAGTCTGATCATCATGCTGCTTCCAACACAAGATTTAGAAGGTTTATAGATTCATTCAAGAAGGCAGAAGGTCCTCAACCGGGGTCTCTAGACCATGATGTATTGGCTGGCGATTCTGATATCGAAGGAAAACCTAGAACGGAACCTGAGaaggatgatgatgcaAGGGAGTTGAAAAAGACTATTAAGCCAAGACACGTGGTTATGATCTCGTTGGGTACTGGTATTGGTACCGGTATGCTTGTTGGTAATGGTACTTCTCTTGCGAATTCCGGGCCTGCCGGGCTAGTTATTGGTTATGCCATTATGGGGTCGTGtatttattgtattattcAAGCTACTGGTGAATTGGCTGTTCTTTATACCAAATTGACTGGTGGGTTTAACGCTTACCCTTCCATGTTGATTGACCCAGCATTTGGGTTTGCTGTTGCATGGGTTTATTGTATTCAATGGTTATGTGTTTGTCCCTTGGAATTGGTTACTGCCTCGATGACTATCAAGTATTGGACTACGAAAGTGGATCCTGATGTGTTTGTTGTTATCTTTTATTGTTTGATCCTGTGTATCAATGTTCTTGGTGGTGCAGCTGGTTATGCAGAGGcagaatttttctttaactCGTTTAAGATTCTGATGTTAACTGGGTTTTTCATTCTCggtattgttgttatttgtGGTGGTGCTGGTAATGATGGGTACATTGGGACTAGATTGTGGCACAACCCTGGTTCTTTCCGAGGTGACAAACCCGTTGATCGTTTTAAAGGTGTTGTTTCCACTTTGGTTAATGCTGCGTTTGCCTTTGGTATGAGTGAATTTCTTGGTGTTACTGCGAGTGAGCAGTCTAACCCACGTAAGGCTATCCCTTCGGCAGCCAAGAAGATGCTTTACAGAattatttgtatttattTGGGTAGTGTGACGATTGTTGGGTTCCTTGTTCCATATGATTCTGACCAGTTGTTGGGGTCGAGTGGTGCTGCTACTAAGGCTTCACCATACGTGCTGGCCATTTCGTTGCATGGTGTGAGAGTTGTACCTCATTTTATCAATGCTGTTATTTTGTTGTCAGTGTTGTCAGTCGGTAATTCTGCGTTTTATTCTAGTTCTCGTCAACTGTTGTCACTTTCGCAATTGGGGTATGCACCATCGTTCTTGAACTATGTGGATCGTAACGGTCGTCCTTTGAAGGCTTATTGTGTTTCAGCACTTGTTGGTGTTATTGCATTTTGTGCCACGTCGCCCAAGGAAGACCAAGTGTTTGTGTGGTTGCTAGCTATTTCAGGTTTGTCTCAATTGTTTACGTGGTTTTCCATTTGTTTATCTCATTTAAGATTTAGACGTGCCATGAGAGTGCAGGGAAGGTCGATGGGAGAAGTTGGGTTCAAGTCTCAAGTGGGGATATACGGTTCGTTGTATTCCTGTGTGATGATGGTGCTGATATTGATTGCGCAGTTCTGGACAGCTCTTGTTCCCGTGGGTGAGGGGAAACCCGATGTGCAGGCGTTTTTCGAGAATTATCTTGCAATGCCCATTTTTATTGTGTTGTACTTTGGGTTCAAGATCTGGAAGAAGGACTGGAGGTTGTTTATTCGTGCTGAGGACATTGATTTGGTGTCGCACAGAGAGATATTCGATGAAGAGTTGTTGAAGCAGGAAGATGAGGAATATAGGCGTAAGTTGAGAGACGGGCCAATGTGGAGGAGGGTTTATGATTTCTGGTGCTGA
- the SMT3 gene encoding SUMO family protein SMT3 (ancestral locus Anc_1.51), protein MSDNQEQQPEVKPDVKPDVKSETHINLKVSDGSSEIFFKIKRTTPLKRLMEAFAKRQGKEMDSLRFLYDGIRVGADQTPEDLDMEDNDIIEAHREQIGGASL, encoded by the coding sequence ATGTCCGACAACCAAGAGCAACAACCAGAAGTCAAGCCAGATGTCAAACCAGATGTCAAGTCAGAAACTCAcatcaatttgaaagtgTCGGACGGGTCCTCagaaatcttcttcaagattAAGAGAACAACCCCTTTGAAGAGATTAATGGAAGCATTCGCCAAGAGACAAGGTAAGGAAATGGACTCCTTGAGATTCCTGTACGACGGTATCAGAGTCGGTGCCGACCAAACCCCTGAAGATTTAGACATGGAAGACAACGATATAATTGAGGCCCACAGAGAACAAATCGGTGGTGCTTCTCTATAG
- the GIN4 gene encoding protein kinase GIN4 (ancestral locus Anc_1.52), with amino-acid sequence MTTLAENKKAIPTIKGDTIGPWKLGETLGLGSTGKVQLAFNETTNQQAAIKIISKSIFNTKPNSNETSMVANTPDSLPYGIEREIIIMKLLRHANVLSLYDVWETNSNLYMILEYAEKGELFNLLVEKGPLPEKEAVRFFRQIIIGISYCHALGIVHRDLKPENLLLDHKFNIKIADFGMAALETEDKLLETSCGSPHYAAPEIVSGIPYHGFESDVWSCGVILFALLTGRLPFDEEDGNIRNLLLKVQSGQFEMPDDDEMSRDAQDLISRILTVDPTKRIKTREILKHPLLQKYPSIKDSKSIKNLPREDTYLFPLSDNNSVIDPSILQNLVVLWHGRDKEQIAAKLKESGANAEKTIYALLYRFKIEAENLSAKQEQVKRKQSIIKKSTANVSTPPRKKNRISTMSVSSSRKRPVSFNRLPTISNGKTNNIIPNGRNGDSNNTTPKSNKRLSINLSSNKRLSNLLVQGHSNGNSNSPTPSRSKRISLINLDNSTAPPIPVNVLKDYKNKSSSSKNKRASKRLTFLGNGKRGSITTKLLSTYAKLSEDDNWEYIEKETKRTSSDFATLIDEIFEHEKYEQIRKEKEELARKVREAKEGEARERREQESEKQRKQREREELERQQLELQNHIDQEISNLKADLANETKGAEPYENPRSVSAPLERENPEAIERDINDLFARRNVSLQTRPKSRLDPGILYSAPAETVSNPLLSDIDQEIDREKKILETIRRSRFLGSSYNINKELEFAKKTALAETSKKEKRSKVTSQNIVADKAAIGVIPLNDTEAGLRKISEIKVPQFTRKSRHFSNSNRRLSVLSMYSTKQSYTNLGDILKEGGVNLASEANNTTTSKASTEPEFQFESVNEGTANKLYELQEEPEYTDVNKEDGKPKKNVKLPTLPPLHEKTNQANGLAIYQSSSDDDKKPTEPQPKSQSMIPERQDSINNSASVKKTPVVEPESQATKKINKPKQRQPKKEEERKPLNEMPPNVEKKRNVSFFRKFSKSSAVSTLTKNGFDYEVYVNVSAPQLYKGLLRLLQGWSKYGLKDVKSQSNYMKLTGKLSNDNILSLRSTVFEMIVESKGKQSVVGFNKISGSSKTVRRLFVEIEKVLRQEGVLSA; translated from the coding sequence ATGACTACTTTAGCTGAGAATAAAAAGGCAATACCAACAATAAAGGGCGACACCATTGGACCATGGAAACTCGGTGAAACATTAGGTCTCGGAAGCACAGGTAAAGTACAATTGGCGTTCAATGAAACAACAAACCAACAAGCTGCCATTAAGATAATATCCAAATCCATATTCAACACCAAACCAAACTCCAATGAAACTTCCATGGTGGCCAATACACCAGACTCATTACCATACGGTATTGAACGcgaaattattataatgaAGTTACTCAGACATGCCAACGTTTTGAGCTTGTACGACGTATGGGAAACTAATTCAAACTTGTATATGATCTTGGAATACGCTGAAAAGGGagaattgttcaatttattGGTTGAAAAGGGTCCCCTACCTGAAAAGGAAGCTGTTAGATTCTTTAGACAAATTATTATCGGTATCTCCTACTGTCATGCCCTAGGTATTGTACACAGAGATTTGAAACCAGAGAATTTGTTGCTAGATCACAAGTTCAATATCAAGATTGCTGATTTTGGTATGGCTGCATTGGAAACTGAAGACAAACTATTAGAAACATCATGCGGTTCACCTCATTATGCAGCGCCGGAGATTGTATCCGGGATCCCATACCATGGGTTTGAAAGTGATGTTTGGTCATGTGGTGTCATATTATTTGCCCTCTTAACAGGTAGATTACCATTtgacgaagaagatgggAACATTAGAAATCTTTTATTAAAAGTGCAAAGTGGACAATTTGAAATGCCcgacgatgatgaaatgTCAAGGGATGCACAAGATTtgatttcaagaatattaaCTGTGGACCCAACCAAGAGAATCAAAACAAGagaaatattgaaacatCCATTATTACAAAAATATCCAAGTATTAAAGATTCTAAGAGTATTAAAAATTTGCCCAGAGAAGACACTTATTTATTCCCATTATCAGATAATAACTCTGTCATAGATCCATCTATTTTGCAAAATTTAGTGGTCTTATGGCATGGTAGAGATAAAGAACAAATTGCTGCTAAATTAAAGGAATCCGGTGCCAATGCAGAAAAGACGATATATGCATTATTGTATAGGTTTAAAATTGAAGCTGAAAATCTATCTGCCAAGCAAGAACAAGTAAAGAGAAAGCAATctataataaagaaatcCACAGCAAATGTTTCGACACctccaagaaagaaaaatagaATTTCAACAATGAGTGTTTCCTCATCACGAAAGAGACCTGTGTCATTTAACAGATTACCTACAATATCCAATGgtaaaacaaataatatcatTCCAAATGGCCGTAATGGGGACTCCAATAATACCACTCCCAAATCAAACAAGAGACTTTCCATAAATTTGTCTTCTAATAAAAGATTGTCAAACTTGTTAGTGCAAGGACATAGTAATGGTAACAGTAATTCTCCCACCCCATCACGTTCCAAAAGGATATCACTTATAAACTTGGACAACTCCACGGCTCCACCAATTCCTGTAAATGTACTAAAGGATTacaaaaataaatcttccTCCTCGAAAAATAAGAGAGCTAGTAAGAGACTAACATTCCTTGGTAATGGTAAACGTGGATCTATCACGACTAAGCTATTGTCAACTTATGCCAAACTATCAGAAGACGATAACTGGGAgtatattgaaaaggaaacGAAAAGAACAAGTTCAGATTTTGCCACATTgattgatgaaatatttgagcatgaaaaatatgaacaaataaggaaagaaaaggaagaattagCACGTAAAGTGAGAGAAGCTAAGGAAGGTGAAGCAAGAGAAAGGAGGGAACAGGAATCTGAAAAGCAAAGAAAGCAAAGAGAACGTGAAGAACTTGAAAGACAACAATTagaattacaaaatcacattgatcaagaaatatcaaatttgaaagcTGATTTAGCTAACGAAACAAAAGGTGCTGAACCTTACGAAAACCCAAGATCTGTTTCTGCTCCATTGGAAAGAGAGAATCCTGAAGCCATTGAAAGAGATATTAATGACTTGTTTGCTCGTCGTAATGTCTCATTACAAACAAGACCTAAATCGAGGTTGGATCCTGGTATACTATACTCAGCTCCTGCAGAGACTGTTTCTAACCCATTATTATCGGATATTGATCAAGAGATTGACCgagaaaagaagattttggAAACTATTAGAAGGTCTAGATTTTTAGGTTCTTCATACAATATTaacaaagaattggaatttgcCAAGAAAACAGCACTAGCGGAAACAtccaagaaggaaaaaagaTCAAAAGTTACATCTCAAAATATAGTAGCTGATAAGGCAGCCATTGGTGTTATTCCACTGAATGATACTGAGGCTGGATTGAGAAAGATTTCCGAAATTAAAGTGCCTCAATTCACAAGAAAATCAAGACATTTCAGTAATTCCAACAGACGACTTTCAGTTTTATCAATGTATTCTACCAAGCAATCATATACTAATTTGGGTGATATTCTAAAAGAAGGTGGTGTCAATCTAGCTTCTGAAGCTAACAATACTACTACTAGTAAGGCATCCACAGAACCTgaattccaatttgaatctgTGAATGAGGGAACAGCAAATAAACTATATGAATTGCAAGAGGAACCAGAATATACTGATGTTAATAAGGAGGACGGGAAACCGAAGAAGAATGTTAAACTACCTACGTTGCCTCCTCTTCATGAAAAAACTAATCAAGCTAATGGTTTAGCAATTTATCAATCATCGAGTGACGATGATAAAAAACCAACTGAGCCACAACCTAAGTCACAGTCCATGATACCTGAAAGGCAAGATTCCATTAACAACTCTGCTTCCGTTAAGAAGACTCCCGTCGTTGAACCAGAATCACAAGCAACGAAAAAGATAAATAAGCCCAAGCAAAGACAGCCtaagaaggaagaagaaaggaAACCATTAAATGAAATGCCACCAAATgtggagaagaagagaaacGTCTCCTTTTTCAGAAAATTCTCTAAATCATCTGCAGTCTCCACTCTTACGAAGAATGGATTCGATTACGAAGTGTACGTTAACGTTTCTGCTCCACAACTATACAAGGGTTTGCTAAGGTTATTGCAAGGTTGGTCCAAATACGGTCTAAAGGACGTCAAGAGTCAATCGAATTACATGAAGCTCACAGGGAAGCTATCCAACGATAACATTCTATCATTGAGGTCGACTGTTTTCGAGATGATTGTCGAATCAAAGGGCAAACAGAGCGTTGTAGGGTTCAACAAGATATCAGGTTCCTCCAAGACGGTGAGGAGGCTGTTTGTTGAGATAGAGAAGGTGCTCCGTCAAGAGGGTGTGCTATCCGCTTGA
- the NCAS0B08610 gene encoding PSP1 family protein (ancestral locus Anc_1.55), with protein MTMELPSINSTTSISDNPELKNYYDKLLFKNSSGKSLVDLPRKAAAAAAVAHSLERRIGDISLNASDMPNATSPKGRNQNFMNGFLEYSTAMSKKSMDQNRRASFAAFQAPDHTSISPLGVPPNSGKSNMDEQHANETPTQGSRRQSIFNTLSPPANSNSTLAPNNDVQSSLFTFHFDKSTTTTTTTSGADTNKPNDYYYAMTHQDGFQMRQHDSFSPPVANINMHSSAATGTTMNHQNPVTAERRSSYISDTLIHNQTPLNNNNQYTTVRTNMDYSNGYYPNNGNNQDPMLQYRNHSISGVPSNNINPYLYSPPTAPMGPYHGGGGGGNQFNNNIPNEQFIPQYGNQYPRHQQQQRRHSQLASTYGNGNIRNNNNNYHSYNNSENGQNRYFNGNANTYLDYHVKDSNGNVIPSKVEPTEDKVKLENGLLLVPENKLAAPSDLQNYYHDCGSHYFSSEAVYKFIDYIKEMISTTTHSKDSNKKRQNILKFLSFLKSCNLNYNPQSDAFESNLMKNQDGGNRSNNSTSSYLHYRPLVLVSLKNGKLELLSMPQSTNLSMERGDLVIIDGDRGKDLVLVVEPQVDLNLALFINFLKKKIHFDSLITSKNQHYPNELFVKSLVESNKGISDNLNPKLYDVIELTQLIVPSKQVLRFATPWEVNTNLHNKFQDELKALHIAQLKLRSLNSGLSNHNHTHNGNEPMSPPTSSGSNKRQLNIKILNAEFQFDRKKLTFYYICEERNDFRDLIKGLFKFYKTRIWLCAIPNNLDIDAKYYDTQHKELKMYQDMMQHYTSADVSDFNLQQQGEGLLIAPSLKTLELDDFQIGVYKELVDALFV; from the coding sequence ATGACAATGGAACTGCCTTCAATAAATAGTACTACAAGTATTTCTGATAATCcagaattgaagaactaCTATGACAAGCTgcttttcaaaaatagTAGCGGCAAGTCCTTAGTGGATCTGCCCAGAAAGGCTGCTGCTGCCGCTGCCGTGGCTCATTCTTTAGAAAGGAGAATTGGAGACATATCATTGAATGCTTCAGATATGCCAAATGCAACAAGTCCAAAGGGTAGAAATCAAAACTTCATGAACGGTTTCCTAGAATATTCGACTGCTATgtcaaagaaatcaatgGATCAAAATCGTCGTGCCTCCTTTGCTGCCTTTCAGGCTCCAGATCACACTTCTATTTCACCCCTAGGTGTCCCACCAAATTCTGGTAAATCTAACATGGACGAACAACATGCGAATGAAACACCAACACAAGGTTCAAGGAGACAATCTATTTTCAATACTCTTTCACCTCCAGCAAACTCAAACTCAACATTAGCTCCCAATAATGATGttcaatcttctttgttCACTTTCCATTTCGATAAAAGTACTACAACTACTACTACTACCTCTGGAGCTGATACTAACAAACCaaatgattattattatgcCATGACCCACCAAGACGGCTTCCAAATGAGGCAGCATGATTCATTTTCTCCACCAGTTGCTAATATCAACATGCATTCTTCTGCTGCAACTGGCACTACAATGAACCATCAGAATCCTGTTACTGCTGAAAGAAGATCCTCATACATTTCGGATACTTTGATTCACAATCAAACGCCGCTGAATAACAATAATCAATACACAACGGTAAGAACAAATATGGATTATTCAAATGGTTACTATCCTAACAATGGGAATAATCAAGATCCAATGCTACAATACAGAAATCATTCCATCTCTGGAGTACCTTCTAATAACATAAACCCATATTTGTATTCACCACCAACAGCACCAATGGGACCATATCATGGgggtggtggtggtggaaatcaattcaataacaatattcCTAATGAACAGTTTATTCCTCAATATGGTAATCAATATCCACGccaccaacaacaacagcgGAGACATTCTCAGTTGGCTTCCACGTATGGAAATGGTAACATaagaaataataacaacaattatcATTCTTATAACAATTCCGAGAATGGGCAAAATAGATATTTCAATGGTAATGCAAACACATATTTAGATTATCATGTGAAGGATTCTAATGGTAATGTCATTCCTTCAAAAGTGGAACCAACGGAAGATAAAGTTAAATTAGAAAACGGGTTGTTATTAGTGCCGGAGAACAAATTAGCTGCCCCTTCAGATCtacaaaattattatcatgaTTGTGGTTCCCATTATTTCTCAAGTGAAGCAgtttataaatttattgactatatcaaagaaatgattTCCACTACTACCCACTCGAAGGATTCCAATAAAAAGAGACAAAACATTCTAAAGTTTTTAAgttttttgaaaagttgTAATTTAAACTATAATCCTCAATCAGATGCATTTGAATCtaatttaatgaagaatcaagATGGTGGTAACAgatctaataattcaacTTCCAGCTATTTACATTATAGACCATTGGTATTGGTTTCCCTAAAGAATGGGAAACtggaattattatcaatgCCGCAAAGTACAAACCTTTCCATGGAAAGAGGTGATTTGGTTATAATTGATGGGGATCGTGGTAAGGATTTAGTTCTTGTGGTAGAACCTCAAGtggatttgaatttggccctatttataaatttcttaaagaagaaaattcattttgatTCCTTGATCACTTCCAAGAACCAACATTATCCAAATGAACTGTTTGTGAAAAGCTTAGTGGAATCTAACAAGGGTATTAGTGATAATTTAAATCCAAAACTTTATGATGTTATTGAATTGACTCAATTGATTGTTCCTTCAAAACAAGTTTTAAGATTTGCAACACCTTGGGAGGTCAATACCAATTTACATAAtaaattccaagatgaattaaaggCATTACATATTGCCCAATTGAAATTAAGGTCATTGAATAGTGGGTTAAGCAATCACAATCATACTCATAACGGGAATGAACCAATGTCACCACCTACTTCATCTGGATCCAATAAACgtcaattaaatattaagaTTTTGAATGCAGAATTCCAATTTGATAGGAAAAAATTGACGTTTTATTACATTTGTGAGGAAAGAAATGATTTTAGAGATTTGATTAAGGGATTATTCAAGTTTTACAAGACAAGAATTTGGTTATGTGCCATTCCTAACAATTTAGACATCGATGCCAAATATTATGATACCCAACAtaaggaattgaaaatgtatCAAGATATGATGCAGCATTACACCTCAGCGGATGTCTCTGATTTTAATTTGCAACAGCAAGGCGAGGGACTATTGATTGCGCCATCTTTGAAGACATTGGAATTAGatgatttccaaattggtGTTTACAAGGAATTAGTTGATGCgttatttgtttga
- the NCAS0B08620 gene encoding YbhB/YbcL family Raf kinase inhibitor-like protein (ancestral locus Anc_1.56), with amino-acid sequence MNYSLDLNKATLDGLTKHEVIKDVIKDPHWKPWGILSAEFENSNETVAMGNTLAPNQTDQRPTVQFVLNEPTKKINEADLFTFVITDPDAPSRHDHKWSEYCHYVETDIKLDGFTRDADFLASEVDQGKQLMSYVGPAPPKGTGLHRYCLLFFKQPNGVASDKFTKIKDRPNWGFGTPATGVHKWATENKLELIAANFFFAENK; translated from the coding sequence ATGAACTACTCATTAGACTTAAACAAGGCAACATTGGATGGGTTGACCAAACATGAAGTTATAAAGGACGTCATAAAGGATCCACATTGGAAACCATGGGGGATCCTTTCAGCGGAGTTTGAAAACTCCAATGAGACAGTTGCCATGGGGAACACTTTAGCACCCAATCAAACAGATCAAAGACCCACTGTGCAATTTGTCTTAAATGAACCtaccaagaaaataaacGAGGCTGATTTATTCACTTTTGTCATTACAGATCCTGATGCTCCCTCCAGACATGATCATAAATGGTCTGAATATTGTCATTATGTAGAGACTGATATTAAATTGGATGGATTTACTAGAGACGCGGATTTCTTAGCAAGTGAAGTTGATCAGGGGAAACAATTAATGAGTTATGTAGGTCCTGCACCACCAAAGGGTACAGGTCTTCACAGGTATTgtctattatttttcaaacaacCAAATGGTGTAGCATCTGATAAGTTTACCAAAATTAAGGATAGACCAAATTGGGGGTTTGGTACTCCAGCCACTGGTGTCCATAAATGGGCTACTGAAAATAAACTGGAGCTAATTGCtgccaatttcttctttgctgaaaataaataa
- the NCAS0B08630 gene encoding YbhB/YbcL family Raf kinase inhibitor-like protein: MAEFNAKQLLDSLTKDEVIKDVIRDTAFQPWGSLQIQYPNGQAVENGNLFKPVDTKPRPTIKFQLTDSSKTIKETDLFTLIMTDPDAPSRTNNFLSEICHLVQTDIKLNTSGEPTEIKEVAEKVLMPYLPCGPPEGTGKHRYIFLLYKQSEKVPSTNFTPVKDKFKWGFDVVGEGAFKWANENELTLIAANYFQAQYFP; the protein is encoded by the coding sequence ATGGCCGAATTCAACGCTAAGCAATTGCTCGACTCCCTAACCAAGGATGAAGTGATCAAGGACGTCATTAGAGACACCGCATTCCAACCATGGGGCTCTCTTCAAATCCAATACCCAAACGGTCAGGCTGTCGAGAATGGGAACCTTTTCAAACCTGTCGACACCAAGCCAAGGCCAACAATCAAGTTCCAATTGACGGACTCATCTAAGACCATCAAGGAGACTGACTTGTTCACATTGATCATGACTGACCCGGATGCTCCATCCAGAACGAACAATTTCTTGTCTGAAATTTGCCATTTGGTCCAAACTGACATCAAATTGAACACTAGTGGCGAGCCCACCGAAATCAAAGAAGTTGCTGAGAAGGTGTTGATGCCCTACTTGCCATGTGGTCCACCAGAAGGTACAGGTAAGCACAGATACATCTTTTTATTGTATAAGCAGTCCGAGAAGGTTCCATCCACCAATTTCACTCCAGTGAAGGATAAGTTTAAATGGGGATTCGATGTAGTCGGTGAAGGTGCGTTTAAGTGGGCGAATGAGAATGAATTGACATTGATTGCTGCTAATTATTTCCAAGCTCAATACTTCCCATAG
- the VTA1 gene encoding Vta1p (ancestral locus Anc_1.59), with the protein MKAVSNELVRLNRTAADFESVGLAIISYYLRLYAVELILQGEESRSPELTQLATTLLDKIEDFKNAVKPDEGEDGHVKDSPQEANYTLIHDQSKAKMYVLSFTMTLYNEKLIQIKEGRFDADLKRALWCCIDLFSCVLHLWNEDLKDEVRDSLKKRVKLCKVYLSKLARGELGAAGDDQDKEESGTKELDYSDFISPDNVDDLAPELKEGAEDKDEKVEAKVRQDTTKEEIDALLDDMRAESESKEDEEENVDRNDDDEDVPLSLPEAPSFIPKKEQEAKTIDDVDTTSNGAKGDEDEAPSFIDSETEEPFQDTTEEPDDLSSIEKRIEDEAAAKEAAKIAAEQAAKEAQLAKEIAAKEAQLAKDVAAKESLKVQEAAVKKAQEIKVAEEEEQKNKIYSQLELQKMMDRGSKIETIQKMAKYAISALNYEDIPTARDELSNALELLNTL; encoded by the coding sequence ATGAAAGCTGTTTCCAATGAACTAGTTAGGCTTAATAGGACGGCTGCTGACTTTGAAAGTGTTGGGTTGGCCATTATAAGTTATTATCTGCGATTGTATGCTGTGGAATTAATATTACAAGGGGAGGAATCACGATCTCCGGAATTGACACAATTGGCGACCACTCTACTGGATAAGATCGAAGACTTTAAGAATGCTGTTAAACCTGATGAAGGGGAGGACGGTCATGTGAAGGATTCCCCACAAGAAGCCAATTATACGTTGATTCATGACCAAAGTAAGGCAAAGATGTATGTTTTAAGTTTTACGATGACACTTTATAATGAGAAACTGATTCAAATAAAGGAGGGTCGTTTTGATGCTGATTTAAAAAGGGCACTGTGGTGCTGCATTGATTTGTTTTCGTGTGTTTTGCATTTATGGAATGAAGATCTTAAGGATGAAGTGAGggattcattgaagaaaagagtCAAGTTATGTAAAGTTTACTTGAGTAAATTGGCACGCGGTGAATTGGGTGCTGCAGGGGACGATCAAGATAAAGAAGAGAGTGGTACTAAAGAATTAGATTATTCTGATTTTATATCACCGGATAATGTGGATGATTTAGCTCCAGAGTTGAAAGAGGGGGCAGAGGACAAAGATGAGAAGGTCGAAGCTAAGGTAAGGCAGGATACTACCAAGGAAGAAATAGACGCACTTTTAGATGATATGAGAGCTGAAAGTGAGTCTAAggaagatgaggaagaaaatgTCGATagaaatgatgatgatgaagatgttcCACTCTCGTTACCAGAAGCTCCATCATTTATTCCGAAGAAAGAGCAAGAAGCTAAGACCATTGATGATGTAGATACAACTTCAAACGGTGCCAAGGGAGACGAGGATGAAGCACCATCGTTCATTGATTCAGAAACGGAGGAGCCATTCCAAGATACCACAGAAGAACCCGATGatctttcatcaattgagAAAAGAATAGAAGATGAAGCTGCTGCCAAAGAAGCCGCCAAAATAGCAGCGGAACAGGCAGCAAAGGAAGCACAACTAGCCAAAGAAATAGCTGCCAAAGAGGCACAATTGGCCAAAGATGTAGCTGCGAAAGAATCGTTGAAAGTACAGGAGGCAGCTGTCAAAAAAGCACAAGAGATTAAGGTGgcagaagaagaggaacaaaaaaataaaatatattcccAGTTagaattacaaaaaatGATGGATCGTGGTAGTAAGATCGAAACCATTCAAAAGATGGCTAAATATGCCATTAGTGCATTAAATTATGAAGATATTCCTACTGCAAGGGATGAATTATCTAACGCATTAGAGTTATTAAACACcttataa